The genomic region TTCTTCATGAATAGAGTAACGCAGAGGCGTACCGACAAACTTAACAGAATatagaccgtacttggataattCACATACATTATACAATAGCACACTACATTGTGACAGTTTCTATGTATTTAGGTTAAACATAGCAAACATACGTACCGTTCCCAAGTTGTTCATCGTCAGATCATCATATATCAAGTTATACAGTCTAATTCAGATTGTAGGGACCCTACGTAGGCTTGCATTTGTTTCGAGCAATGATTGTGGCCCAAGCGAAAAATTCCAAATATTGtttcacacgcccttgtggtttCAGCTGGCCTAGAGAACTAGCCCGAACTAGCCCGTGTGACTACACATAGTTTGGCACACGCCCATATGTCCCACACGACgtgacacatgcccatgttcttTGCCTGTGAGGTCCTAATtcacaaacagtgagttacacagcctgaacACATGCCTATGTCACTGgcccgtgtgaaccctgcacaATTCATAACCATATATATGGTCtgggcacaagcccgtgtgcctcCAATTTTTGTGAACAGTAAGTTATATGGCCTGGAAAACgatcgtgtggcgtcgacagtccCATTTTTTAATGACTAAAATTTGAAGAAGAAGGGGTTTTCGGTACACACATGTACGGATCCGAAGCAGAAATAACAAGGATGAGTTCCCATCCCTAAATGACAAGTAATTTTTCAACAAACGGTTAACTCGCAGTCAAATCGCCAAAAACTAACATTCTAGAATCGAGGTTACATCAAAGAACTTTCGACACCAAAAATTTAAATCGAACTTACAGGCCAACGAATTGAACTAGAAAGGAGAAGTCATACCTCGTACAAAAATAGTGTAACATAAcataggaaaaagaaaggaacttGAAATGGTGAAACCGAAACAATGAAGAAGGAAGCAAAGAGTAACGttagaaataaaaaatgaaaataatgtgaaaagaaaaagagattttttattttggggaaagtctaattaactaaaataaactaCCCCACAAGGCATTTCAGTAAAAACATTTTTATAGCTTTTACCGAGACTTGAACACAAGACCAAGAGTATATAAATGCTTAACCAttgaaccaacaagctcattcttcATATAAATTGCACACAATTAACTTATAACCCACACATTCCCAGGTAAGGGTTTAAGCAAAATAGCAAAATTTCCAGAAACAAGATTTGAACCTAGCACCTCACACATATAGCCAAAACACTCAACCACCAAACCAaatcaattatttataaaaatttccaaAATCTAAACTCAAAATTGAGGGAAGACCATTCTTGGTTTCAAAATGCAATTTCTTCTAACTcagtttttgggatgttacattacaCATGTCCAAAGTGTCAACAAAAAATTAAAGCTCAAAGATTttgttaccaaaatttacatatgGCAGGTTCATGAGTTTGAGCAGTGTTAGCATTGCTCTTACTCCTCATAATATTACCtcaacaattttatttttattttatttttcataatattTTTTCTTTGACCTATTTACTTTATAAATCtatttagtttatatatatattggattttagatatataatacatattgggtttatatataatatattgggTTTCGGCTTGtagatataataaatataatatcattaattttggttatttgattAAATCGATTAATTATCTGGTTAGAAATGAATGAATTgataattgaatttttaaaaaactcGGAGCTGACCTCTAACCAAATTAATTCAGGTGACCAACCGGTTAACCAAATTAATTCAGTGTGGTCACTTAATTCGTATGAAACCAAAAAATTCACACCCTTAAATGGAATTTGAACCCAAAATTCCATACTATTCACTCCCTAACCCTAACCATTTCAATCAAAATCatgtttaattttcattttatcgTAGAtatgtcataaatattttttgatATAGTGTCTAAAACTACCTATAACTCCTCCTCAACTCTTAAATAGGAATATAAATGCACTTTAACGCACTCAAATCCATGCTTTCTTAAACTAACAAGAATATAATAGCAGccgagctaagactcaatcaatGAATGtactataatttaattattattgacatgttaatgtaatttaatataccttaatttttaaaaattaataacataTTCACGTACTATAAGAAAAATATATTTACGTGTAACATacataaatatgtatatttacatgtaaattaattaattttaaacttaaaatatgtttttttataatttttaattttaaaatattttttatcatgaatatcttattaagtggatgtccatcatgatcaagataaagttttaatatactttaaattctaatagttattagaattagatatctacttcttttatacttcttatgcctataaatagagactctgatgaagcattgtaatcatcccttttgatcaataaagttcattctctgttgctttcatattttctttgttctttattctctccacctctctttattttataaaacGTTATCAGCATGATCTTGCTCAAAGTGATAGTTCCTTTTATCGACGATCAAATTTATCCTTCATGATTTTCAATATCTTTTATGATAAGATGCAAATTTTTAcaggaagtttcttttatttaatgtttcatatttgattattatttttcattcttctttcattCTACGTTATCAttattttgattaacttattttattttttgttcttaAGGATGGTCAAAGATTTGATACCATTATCTATATGAAATCAAGAATATTTTCAAACTATCTCATACCTTCTAGTGATGACGAGgatgttaaagatcttcaggtatattttactatattttatttattatttattataattggagactaatcatgacaacatgcaTAGATAGATTCTGATTGAAATCTCACGCATGtttgcgatggtgattatgaaataataatctattgggatgtttataagtccgtcctactagatttgttgcatttctcgaaatgaatgtaaacataaagaaaataaaagatatactcaTGGACCGCTAAAAAtaggaacatagtaataaataagagaacaatgagagttctcaagataacttttcaaaggataaagataacttatgttatcaatatgatatgaaagattattgaccACATATGTGGTGtatgcccaaatattttatttcattaatattctttgaggaatgatatgaaaatgtagtaatgaattctatcattatagatagagaatatttatcttatttggcaATAAAACAAAccaatattattccaatatttgttagtacaaaattagtcgaaagctccgaagagctattataTTAATACCTTGTGATGGTTAAtccattggttttaaaagatattcataATGGATCTTATATTGAGATTTTGAATgaagaaaatattatatttcatatgaataaaaagggagattgggttattaatttataatctttgtgatattcttttgtcatcatccctattaaaagggttgaaagcaaaatatttgattgtgaaagatctacttatgagtaatagaatatgataattctatctaaagctcgttatggttggatgcacctCAAGTTGCAAGTTTTTTAAAAAACTGTGAGTATAACTCTATAATATTCAGAATaaattctcaattaaaattacgtggtaaaatattactgatgagaacttgcaaaagagaaaacttatgtatgaaaagtcattggttatgtactTGTTGTACACCTAGAAAATAAGATCCACTCTCAAAGTTTGAtattaatagatttttgggcatttgaagattttggcatattccttgAAGTGAATACtgcatataattatttgaaaattatattgattgacttggtggcattatagacttcacattgatttagacatttctagTAATAAATGTCACAAaagaaatgataataaaaatatcaatttgttacaatttagtacaattaaaacacatgttaaagtaaaccggaagtttactaatacaaatgcgtttactacttggcgtgaccagttagaccatcctggatcatatatgatgcgaaaattaattgagaatttataTGGACATTCaattaaagaaccagaagattctttaatttaaagaattctcatttgtcgtttgttctcaattaaaattgattattagaaactcactagctaaagttgagatttaatgtcttacatttctaaaatgaatatgggctcattcatccaccatgtggatgattTTGATGTTATATGATTTTgatagatgcatctacaaaataatcacatatgtatTATCAACTCGTAACCTGCCGTTTGCGAGATtacttgtttaaatgattaatttcagattatgcagttaaaacaattcatcttgctaatgttggtgagtttacatcccaagttttcaataattattgcatgtcaattgggataaaagttgaacatcctgtaattcatgttcacacacaaaatgatttagATGAATTGTGtatcaaatgcctccaactaatagctaaatcattacttatgagaacaaaactttctatttcaacatgagattatgttgatttatatgttgtacgcatcaagccaataagttataaatacttcccattacaattgatttttggtcaaaagccaaatatttcccatcttacaATTTTTAGATGTGCGGTATATGTTCAAACTACTCCACCACAACGCACAGGTCATAATAAGAGATTgggaatgtatatttatatgagtctccttataatatttttgagcaattaatttgagatttaattGTGACATGAGTTGTCAGTTTTCCaaacattagggggagagaaacaATAATTTGTAATGAGTTAGAGTGATAATaattgaaccagaagttcaataaggataactcattacaagttaactgttagatgtatttacaaCCTTAATAAGAATAATCAAGtgttatataccatctaatattttaatttgaatcaaagtctcagtaggacaatcagttagaataaataatagattgatcggttccaaagatgaaaattattctagatggtcatatagtggaggtgggtgctctagaagagacccaagacataactaataagtaaaactccagAAGAGATTCAATTACCTaaaactgaattttaaaataataaaaataagagatctcgataagttatgtcaattcgagaaaatgtggaactgaataataaaaatggtcgacaatgattttgcatgcaatattattattgaaataatgaaataaaaggaggatcttgaataaatctattgagaaatatagatttggaataaattgatcaaaatagaaagatgcaactcaagtacaattaaatttgtggagtttttggaccagtagtccaaatatctaaaggtataaagccagtgagggtgcaattgaagtagttttgcaaaagcagaataaaaatatgaattttttcgCTAAGTCCTGGCATTGATtgtgaaaagatataatattcttttgtggtggatgcaataacctttagatatattattaaattgacaattcataaacgatctaacttgcgtctaatgggtattgttacaaccttttatgaatcaccatatagtaaagtttatattaaaatccttgaaggatttaaaatgctagaagcatattgaaattctcgggaaatttttcatttatatgaattgaaataattgaacataTGTGGCAAATTTGATTTAGTCAATAGTAGATGaaagaggattataaaatgacccaaaatacctatttgtgtttttacataagaatcatgattaaagtatgttatgattattgttgaatctcttaaagagatcaaaatatatttccccaaaattttctctcactcatgattttcaaaagaatggtggtataaatgcttagcaatacattcaaatagtcatttgaaaaactagtattcaagattgaatatgtagaatatgagaaagtatgttATATTTTCAAGAGGGGGAGTAAATACACGTTGTACTCTTTTTCTCTTAaccgaggttttgtcccattgggttttcttggtaaggtttttaatgaggcagcatattatgcgtattatagatcgtgtactctttttctttcatttggtttttatcccacagggtttttcctaataaggttttaacaaggcacattatctaccaatggacatccaagggggagtgttatgaatatcttattaagtggatgcccATCATgctcaagataaagttttaatgtactttaaattccaatagttattagaattagatctctacttcttttataattcttatgcttataaatagagactctgatgaagcattgtaataaTCTCTTTTGATTAATAAAGTTCATTCTctgttgctttcatattttctttgttctttattctctccatctctctttattttttaacatttttatatattttttaattttttaaaattaactaattattgacaTGGTGTCCAAATGACAATTCAAGTATATACCATGTTAGCAAAGTTAACAAGTATTAATTTTTTTCATCCATTTTAAGTGATTTTACAAACAATGTGGTTAAAAGAGAGGAAAATTGAATGGATGACCAAAATAACTATTTTACAAAGTTGGAAAGCTAAAGAAATCATTAcaacttttaattattattgatgaaTTTAGAGAGGATTTAGAtattaatatcaaatattcattATATAGCTCTAATCTACTTCTATATATAATAAACTCAAATTTGAATATCTATTATTTAAATTTACTTTATTTTTGtagataataaatttatatatcatAATTCATTATCTGCCTTACTTTTAAATTCTTTAAAACAAATTTAACATACTAAATTTGGGAATTTAACTCAACTACCTATGaacaattaattttaatttgaatagtAATATTTGGATTTAATACAAATTCgattttataaattaaacatGTGAATTAAGACATTACTAGATAACCAAACACCCAAGCAAAGAGCGTGACTCTGCCTAAACTTGATGAGCTTTCTCTGTCTCTAATTCTACCCATTTGCTAACATACCAATATATTGTACACATTGTTAGCTAAATTCTTGCTGAGATCAAAGCCGGACTTTGATTTGGCAATTACCACACTAGAGCTTATGAGTTTATCAAAATTTGGGCAATTGACATTGATAGAATTTCATGGGGGTTTATTAGAGATACAATTGTAGAAATACTTGTATTTATCTCATAACCATAGAATTGGTCACCCTTCATTCAAAAATTGAAACAATATGAGAAAGCAAGCATGCAAAGGAGATTTGATTCAGTCCATCAAGCCACAGTTGTTGATTACCACCTTTGCGTAGGGGCGATTGAAGCCTCTTTCTGCCACAACAGCTCTTTTATCGCCTATTAGCTTGGCCACTCTGCTCACCAAACACAAAGCATCTATTTTTAGTCTAAATGGTCCCAACTCCCAAAGAAATGTTGAATCAACCTCTCTGAGGCAGATCACattcaattaataaaatcaaattgCTATGAGTTGGAAAGCATACCTGAAATAAGGAGAAGCAGTGTTCTCTTGAACAGTCTTGACTTGTCCAATTCTCTTTACAACCTCCATTCCATTCAACACTTGTCCAATTACGAGAGCTGAAGCATCCAGTTCTGGTGAATCCATGATAGAAATCACAAACTCTGTGCCATTAGGTTCGGTTCCAATCTCCTCTTCATCAATCTCCAGCTTCCCCTTTCGTGCAACCAACTTTAGCTTGGGAGGCGGCTTGGAGGGATCCCTTACCAGTATGCTCACTGTTCCAGCAGAGTTCTTAACTCCTGGACACTTTTCATACTCTCTCTCCCACTCCTCCCGCAAGTTTTCAACGGCCAGATTGCTTCCACTTCTATTGGCAAGCTCAGCATCAACACCATATGATCTCAACCCACCATGTTGCACGTAGTTTGGCATAATCTTAACGAACTCTTTTCGTCTGTAGCTAATTCCAGCAGCTCCACTAACTATACTACCAAACCAGGCTGCCCCTACCGGAACATCATCTCCATATAGTCCAATAATAATGCGACCAACGGGCTCTCCATCAATTGCTATATCAAGAAAAGCTCGTTTGGTAGGAACTTTGTTGCCGCAGTTAGGATTAGGGGTAGCAACATTCTCTTCCTCCTGTTGATTGTCGTTGGGTGAACTTTCTTCAGCCTTTGC from Gossypium arboreum isolate Shixiya-1 chromosome 1, ASM2569848v2, whole genome shotgun sequence harbors:
- the LOC108482214 gene encoding peptidyl-prolyl cis-trans isomerase CYP26-2, chloroplastic — encoded protein: MLQNLKFLQSTPQLLQPPTSAAPLPQLHSTCFPILKQFKISRRELTICSNSSLLLLLGSQALKSKAKAEESSPNDNQQEEENVATPNPNCGNKVPTKRAFLDIAIDGEPVGRIIIGLYGDDVPVGAAWFGSIVSGAAGISYRRKEFVKIMPNYVQHGGLRSYGVDAELANRSGSNLAVENLREEWEREYEKCPGVKNSAGTVSILVRDPSKPPPKLKLVARKGKLEIDEEEIGTEPNGTEFVISIMDSPELDASALVIGQVLNGMEVVKRIGQVKTVQENTASPYFRVAKLIGDKRAVVAERGFNRPYAKVVINNCGLMD